Proteins found in one Fulvitalea axinellae genomic segment:
- the iolE gene encoding myo-inosose-2 dehydratase — protein sequence MALNIQLGIAPIGWTNDDVPSLGGEIPFEQCVSEMALAGFTGCEVGNKYPKDPAVLKKALDLRGLRVANQWFSYTLSTDPFERVREEFEKQLDFLTAMGTKVVGGGECGNGVQCLEVPVLDRKVVFTEDQWKKVTYGLNELGKIARDRGIKLAFHHHMGTGIQSMEEVDRMLDSTDPENVFLNYDCGHFTFAGEDPVMALKKYIGRTAHVHLKDVRPAVLESVKADKKSFLDAVVAGVFTVPGDPDGCIDFPALFDILDQNDYSGWILVEAEQDPAIANPLEYAIIARKYIQQRLDALSLVKSPE from the coding sequence ATGGCTCTAAATATACAACTGGGCATTGCGCCCATCGGCTGGACTAACGACGACGTGCCTTCGTTGGGTGGCGAGATTCCTTTTGAGCAATGCGTTAGCGAGATGGCTTTGGCAGGGTTTACCGGTTGCGAGGTGGGTAACAAGTATCCCAAAGATCCGGCGGTTTTGAAAAAGGCCCTTGATCTGCGCGGATTGCGCGTGGCCAACCAGTGGTTTTCCTATACGCTTTCTACCGATCCGTTTGAGCGGGTTCGCGAAGAATTCGAAAAGCAACTCGATTTCCTGACCGCTATGGGCACCAAAGTAGTGGGCGGAGGCGAGTGCGGCAACGGCGTGCAGTGTCTTGAGGTGCCGGTGCTGGACCGGAAAGTGGTTTTTACCGAAGACCAGTGGAAAAAGGTCACTTACGGGTTGAATGAGCTGGGCAAAATCGCCCGTGACCGCGGGATCAAGCTCGCTTTCCATCACCATATGGGCACCGGCATCCAAAGCATGGAAGAGGTGGACCGTATGCTCGATTCCACCGATCCGGAAAACGTGTTCCTGAACTATGACTGCGGGCACTTCACCTTCGCCGGCGAAGATCCGGTGATGGCGCTTAAGAAATATATCGGACGTACCGCGCACGTTCACCTCAAGGACGTTCGCCCAGCCGTATTGGAATCGGTGAAAGCCGACAAGAAAAGCTTCCTCGACGCCGTAGTGGCGGGCGTTTTCACCGTCCCCGGCGATCCTGACGGATGCATCGACTTTCCCGCTCTGTTCGATATCCTCGACCAAAACGACTACTCGGGCTGGATATTGGTGGAAGCCGAACAAGACCCGGCCATCGCCAATCCGTTGGAATACGCCATCATAGCCCGCAAATACATCCAGCAACGTCTGGACGCACTCAGTTTAGTAAAGAGTCCAGAGTAA